One part of the Phycisphaeraceae bacterium genome encodes these proteins:
- the rpmI gene encoding 50S ribosomal protein L35 → MPKNKSHKGILKRMKITKSGLVRHNKAYGKHLRSSKSAKRLRHLRQDKFLSNPEAKRLERLLYRRLRGRDQPLTARRRSPSPAARKAAAAKAEATK, encoded by the coding sequence ATGCCCAAGAACAAGAGCCACAAGGGCATCCTGAAGCGGATGAAGATCACCAAGTCCGGTCTCGTCCGTCACAACAAGGCCTACGGCAAGCACCTTCGCTCCAGCAAGAGCGCCAAGCGCCTCCGCCACCTCCGCCAGGACAAGTTCCTCTCCAACCCGGAGGCCAAGCGGCTCGAGCGGCTCCTGTACCGCCGTCTGCGCGGACGGGACCAGCCCCTGACGGCCCGCCGCCGCAGCCCCTCCCCGGCCGCCCGCAAGGCCGCCGCGGCGAAGGCCGAAGCCACCAAGTAG